The Aedes albopictus strain Foshan chromosome 1, AalbF5, whole genome shotgun sequence genomic interval agatctagaaggaggttctggaggaatcccggaagaagttgctggaggaaggattttctctgcgaaatcccagagaaaacccttcgtacggaatgccagaagattcatcacaaagaatccttcgtgaatcttcataaaatatcccgtgaagctttgtcccagtatttcttcaacaactccaTAAAGTAGCCgccagagtcccagcagaattccttccaTCGTAGTTCGAACGCCTAAATTGCAGAATTTTTAATTAGTATCTAACCTTAGTTCtctctgtaataccattaaaagatcCCCCAGAACtccagcgcaatgtctctaatcagtattttccttggaaagcttgacaactccgttggaatctcactatctggattttccccagaagccaacccaaaagttttaaattgaatcattttccctacacgcgcgcgaaaaagtacatttaaatttcaataacatttcctgaggaaacgaacgaaatttctctaagtccaaatcgtaaacaacctggtgcccttttcgtcacatccttcttacagcatcgttccgttaaaatgctgtcagttaaacaaatgtcaaaattacttacggaaaaaggtgaaattttacttgagcgctctacttggcaacaggaaacttagctttagaCGCGACGATGTCGTACTTGGATATGCAGTGAAAAATAACGGTAAACAGACTCGCTGTCGGTGTCGGCGACGTCGGCTGGATGGGTTCTGCAGTCGGGTGGAGATGAATTCTCTATACGTAGCGCACCTGCGCACCGAGGGGCGCGCTGATGTGGAGCAGTGTAACACTGCACTCTcaaatttcactgctgcagaatgccgTAGAAGCTGTCCAATTATAAGGCAAtcgatcagctgattttctttgtttaccatgtatttttgacattcgtcgatcggggtgacagttgaacacaaaggaatttgttaagcaccgagaacactcgacgaaaatttgTTAAGCTATACAtacactgtgtttacaatttcagctgtcaccTCCATCGCGATATGTCGTCACAGTTTATTGaaataaactgttttttttttcgtcggtaaattgtaaacaaacaaggtGTGTTCGTCCTTGGGAAGATGcaggcaaatgtgtgcgtggattttcgcTGTGATGGCGTTTTATGCTCTGGTGGGCAAACATATAATCCGAAATACTTTGGTCGCTATTCTAAAGCAATATCTATTCTGGGTTTCTCATTAGTCTTTCGACGTCTGATAAATTAAAAGTCCACTGAATTATCGTATTCCAGctacatttcacactaatcaaacttattccgTGTAGTAACTGGCGTGCAGCAGACGAACCTGTCATGAACCCAAGCAAGGATGTGCGTTAAATATAGCTGCTGCGAAGTCGCGCACGAATTttaactgtgataataatgaattttggCCATGTCCAAATGGGTGCACATGTCGCAATACATATTTCATtttaaaagctttctgctcaatactatactttgaacacatgatttgatttggatttttttaccatcctttgtaccatagtgtcacgtagaaggtgtgacgGGAATTAAATTCATGTTGtgtccgaaatagacgtggactagatggAAATAGAATTCAAGGAGCTGTtactcaatcttattattttaaggaaatggtAGTTGTTTTGCGATATGTTTTTGCATGATATGAACGATAATTTATGAATTAGTCATTGAATCCAAACAGGCCATGAGGCATTGGGCGAGGTGCAAGaacaaactcgatcattattggtcggtgcctagtatgacgggaattagataaaaatcgTACTAGTTGTCCATGCAGCGCATAATGTGGTAGTTTTTCAGGAAATTCAATGCAATGGAATTcgaaattttcattttgaataTCATTtgggaaatcattgaaaaacgagAGGGAAGATATCAATAATGACACGGCATCTCGAATCCCCTGGAAGGCTGGAAGCCTTTGCTattgcagggctggtagcgaaaaCTGATGGCTCAAGTAGTTAGTATGGGAACCAAGTTTTTAAAAATAGTCCTGCGAATTTTATACACCAAAAAGACTGACATGAAAAATTTAAGTTCGATGTGCCGAAAACAAATTGGTGGCGatggcggcggcgcacacctctactctAGAGGTTATAATATCGGATGTTTGCTATCTGCTTCCCGTCTGCCTGTAACTGCGGGGATTCCATATCAGAACTTAATGCAtgagaaaatcttttttttttcgaatagtgATTAACAGTCACATCAGAAGGCCCATACAGCCGATGCGATAAGCGCACcggtatttagcatgaccatgctgagggtgacaggttggATTCCCGGTTcgattccagaagtttttcgtaaagaaaatttccttgacttccttgggcatagagtatcttcatgcctgccatacgatacacacatgcaaaatgggcaTTGGCAGAGGAAGGTCTCACCCGCATAGAGATTTACAGTTAAACTTAATCTCCAAACAGTAAATCTCTTCTATCTGTTTCTGTTAATGTATAGCAAACAGTTGCTTTTATGTCGAAGAATATAAGGTTCAACGCATTCAACTATATACCACGGCCTATGCAACCCATACCAATTGGTGACATTATATTAAATTGTGCAGATATTGTTGAATGAAATAAAGATAAAACTCGCTATTTACGGTGGCATTATTAAtttattgagctttgcaaggatttcgcgacgatcgtgcaaatgttcaatctttgacagcacaatgttcacacatccaacaacaaaggaaacagtgcataaacaaaccgattagtcgaaacaccaccccaaaataacgctccgttactggaaaactgtagcggcgacatcaaccaatgtatgctgaaaccggtgtgcatattttgtgttgggacaattttgtttgcatgtgcgtcgtatttggcgcaagatcgtcaatacctTATGTCAAACTGTTTGTGCACAGTTCTATGCTACACACCTACATGCAAGCGTTTgactatagaggtaatcacgttcaaatgtatgcgtgccttttttgtagatgtagttgtgaaactgcgaggaaaatatttgcactcttgccccggacgttagtttttatcattatttacccgttttacccaattcgattgggtaatatttgcatatgcaatctgaatagcctttcaatcggcgtgcacttttgtgtgaggaaaaatttgcgctagtgttcgtgtgttgaaatgtcacttatctctatacgcCACTGATGTTGAACAATATGATAAACAGTTGTACGCATCTGTATTTGTGAATCGATGAAAATCGGCTGACAACattcaaaacaaagaaaaaaaaactggaagcagTGAACCAAAATGGAAATTGTGTCGCAGAACACAGATTTAGAAAAGTATCTGCCATGTAGTAAATCGATAATTGTACTCTCGATTGTCCTAGAAGTAGCAGCTAACGTTCTGTAGCGGTAAGTACTATATATGACAGAAAAAAACCACCCAACTCACAGTAAATCTTTTCCCGTAGTCGGAAACTGTTTCTACCCGGAGGCGCTAAGCGGCAGCATAGCTACCGGAGACCAACGTCGCCTTCATTTGCGCAACATCCGGACACTCCAGCTACTAGGCATTAGTTTACCCTTGGTGAGTAATCTCTACCAGAAGCAGGATGCTAGTGTTCCAAGACGATGAGCTGATTTTCAGAATCCTGCTGACACCGGTATGCAAGCTTTAGCGGAAAACAAACGACGAAGGAGTTGATGAAGCAGCACATTCAATTTAGGCGTAAGAGTTTATGGAGTTTATTATTATCCATTACGGTGTGATTAACAAAATCAATTGTTTCATTGATTCTCATTAAATTTGTTCCTCATTTCTCTTTTTCTCTTAAACAAAAGAACAGTACAATATAATTGTATAGCTGTATGAATACAATACGGTTTACAGCTGTTCTACTATGAAGAACAATAAATCACCAGTTATACATACATTAATCATTTTTCTTCCAAATTTATGGTTAAACTGTTCTCCaaccatttgctatgcagtgAATTATCCGAAAAACTGGATAGTATGTTGACCATATTCTTCACTGTATTGCGAAATATTTGTTcgggaaaacgagcgattttttatggtaacctatcttaaccgcctattccacatactgtaaattgacggattaccatttgtcaaactggcaaatatgtACATGGAATGGTAAGCTTACTGTTAGCTCCGAtagtctgagaaatggttaaatgacaattgctaatggttatctacagtatgagaaacattatatttacagtttgtgattatgcgggcagttaataactgtggaagtgctcatagaacattaggatgagtagcaggctttgccccagttgagacgttacgccaagaagcagAAACAAGAAGTCACATCAAAGCTCAGACCCAGATACATGTGCTTCAATTTGCACCCCTAGAAGGCTGGGATGCGGAAGTTTTCCTATGTATAGTATTGCAAGCAAAAGTAGAAAACGCGATGCAAAGATAGTAGATGGATATGTTGGCTTCCGTGTGATATAATAGTCCCTTGTGGACAGTACACATCGGAAGCTCAAAACTATAGTGGAAATTTTACGTCTACCCGATCAGAAAttcaaatcaaatgaaatcaatAATTGTCAACAGGTGTCCTGACACAATATGTTTGCGTTGATTATGACAAATGGTGTTCATTGATAGCATTGATTATTCGCAAACATGCTTGCTGCTAATTCTGTCTCGAGTTCCCGCCAAACAATCATCTCTCCGCTTTCAAAGCTAGCAGGAGCGAGAGATAAACAGACACTAATTGTACCTCCGTTATAACCCCCTCTTACTTCCGGTTATTCTACTTCCACAGGAAAGGCCGTCGGTTGTTTATGTGCCATATGCTGGTGGTGCTGCTGGTCCCGATCCTGGCCGTGGTCCTGCAAAACAGTGTCAACCTCCAACAGCAAGTGACGAAATACGAGACGACGAAACGTGTCGAGGAAGAGGTCGGTACAGCTGCATAGTGAGCGTATAAATTAGAACCCAATCCTTTTATTTATCCCATTGCTATGCTCCGTGTAGATCCGAATGACCATCAACATGACCGAACTGGTGCGGGTCGTGCAGAATGAGCGTAAACTGTTGAGCTACTTTGTGCTGACCCGGAAAAACCGGGCCGCCGTGGAGCAGGCCTTCGTTGAGACGGATCGAGTGCTGAGTGGGCTGATTGCGCTGAACCAGCAGTGGGATATCGAGTTCAACGGGAGCTCCAACCAGACCATCGAAGGGGATTTAAGGTAAGAAAAGGAGGGATGGGGCGATTTATTGGGGTTCTCGGATGGAGACGGTCACTGATATCTGTAAAAATCTTTTGAATTTCAAGCGAAACCAGGAATTTATTATTAAGGTGATTATTTGTGCTAGACAGTAGACCAGTGGTTTTcaactagggtttttttttattttaagagaTTTTACTGCTCTGCGGCATGGGTTTCTGTGGCTTTATCTTTAATAAAAATAGTTCTTAAATCTTATCACACCCAGCCTTaatctccatttaggtaatgagtcgggactgctcaAACAGATTTTCACCAAAATGGATCCATTACCTAAGTGGATTAAgtttacactaaggtcttttttttacacggttagTTTTTCTGCTTTAGCTCGGTCAATTTTgggccaattcacatgaaaatttgtacacaggtagacacggttagtactacctgtgtacggaaaatcagataggtaggttcaaaattgaccgagttaaagcagaaaaactacccgtgtaaaaaaagaccttagtgtattacctaaatggatttcaaggttgcaaagaagttcaagaaGGGCGAGTGGTTAGGAGACTTAagattgaaggattcgtcattaacATTGTTACATCTAGGACCTCGGCATTTGGAAACGAATTCAATCAAAACGCACGCGTCTACATTACTTGACTGTTTATATATTTCTGTTTTCTTTTCCCGTCCCTTGTGTTATGTATGATATCCTTAATATTCATGTAGCTCTTTTATATCAGTGTACTACTGATCTAGATGAAACATCTAAATAAGATAAGTTCAGTTTTTATCCGCCATGTTTGGAAAACATTGTAACTTTTTTATCTCGCAATTGTTTTAATCGTTAATAAATGTAATCGCGATCGAAAGTAAATTCGCGACGTTTTATTTCTACCGGAAAACTCCCACATACACGACAAATTTGGTGTCAGAAGTGGGATCGTCGAGTTTTCGCCGCGGTTCGAAATCGAAAGTACGGACAAAACGCATTCTTCCCCACGAGATGCAAAATGGCGCACGAGAACGCCGAACTGCTAGGCCAGCTCTCAGCGATGATTGCCGATGCACTCAGGGCCTCGATCGGAAGCGTCATTCAACAAGTGAACAATGGAGCCCAAAACGCAACGAATAGCACTGCCGCTCCCATTCCGAAAATCCCTGCTTTTTCGATGTCCGAGTACCGTCCTTCAGATGAATCATCCGTAGCCGATTATTTTAGTCGATTTAAGTGGGCATTGGAGCTAAGCCAGATACCCCAGGCTCAGTATGCCAACTACGCCCGAGTTCATATGGGAGCGGAGCTGAACAGTGCTTTGAAGTTCTTGGTGAGCCCGGAAGATCCAGCGGACATCGAATTCGACGAGCTGCAGACGACGTTGATCAACCACTTCGATCGGAAGAAGAACAAATACGTCGAAAGCATCAAATTTAGGCAGATAATTCAGCAAAAGGGCGAATCGGTGGCACAGTTTGTCCTGCGATTGAGGCAAGGTGCTGCGGACTGCGAATACGGAGATTTTCTGGACCGTATGTTGACTGAGCAACTCCTGCACGGTCTGGAAGCTCGTGAGATGTGCGACGAAATTATAGCGAAGGAGCCAGCTACATTCAAAGAAGCCTACGAGATTGCCTACACCCTCGAAGCGACCCGCAATACGGCGCGGGAAGTGAATACCGGTGCAACATCCGCAGTGCCGGAAGGAGCTAATAAATTGGGATGCGAAAGCTTGAGGACAAGAAAGAAGTCGACGTTCAACCAACCGAAGAATTCCCGTAGTGATCAACGAACGAGCAATCAGTTCACCAACGAAGCAGGACCTTGTAAAGGATGCGGAGGACAGCACCTTCGCAGTCAGTGTCGCTTTCGCGATGTTAGATGCCACAACTGCAACATCAAGGGACACATTGCCAAAGTGTGTCGGTCGAGATCAGCTTATCAGGAGGCATCAACTGATCAGGTGGAATCACAGGAGCTACCCCCAACGGAAATCGACATCGTGCAGTCGCTGAGCCAAGTCCACGACATAGCATCCACGGGAAAGAAGATGGTCGACGTTCAAATCGACGGCCGTGCCTTACGCATGGAACTGGACACTGGAGCGCCCTGCGGAATAATCGCCGAATCCAAACTACGACACATCAAGCCGAATTACTCGTTATCGAAAACGGACAGACAGTTTTCGAGCTACACCGGGCATCCTATCAATTGCCTAGGACGTATTCCGGTGAATGTAACTGTTGGAACTACAAACCGCCGGTTGAATCTATATGTCGTAGCCGGGGAGTCTGACTCACTCTTCGGTCGTGAGTGGATTTCTCAATTCGTTGATCAGATCAACTTGAATCGGCTGTTTTCTGAACCGGTCAACTCGATCAGCAACTCTGGCCTGACAGCGGACCAAACTACTCGTCTCACGGCTCTGCTAGATAGCTTCGAAGATGTGTTTAGCGATGTTCCAGGGAAATTGGTTGGCCCCCCAGCCAAGGTTCATCTGAAACCTAATGTATCTCCTGTTTTTGTGAAGGCCCGAGATGTGCCTCATGCGCTGCGTGAACGATACGCAGCTGAAATCGACAAAAAACTGGCGTCAGGATTCTTCAAGCGAGTGGAATACTCCGAGTGGTCATCCCCAACCCACATCGTCGTTAAGAAAAATGGAGATTTGCGGATCACCGGAAACTACAAACCGACCATCAACCCAAGAATGGTAGTAGACGAACATCCCATACCGAAAATAGAAACGATTTTCAATAAAATGAACGGTGCTACAATGTTTTGTCATCTGGACGTGACCGACGCCTATACTCACCTGCCAATCGACGAGGAGTTCAGTCACACACTGACTCTGAACACAGCGACACACGGGCTCATCAGGCCCATCCGAGCCGTATACGGAGCGGCAAACATCCCTGCAATTTGGCAACGCCGCATGGAGTCAGTCCTCCAAGGGTTGGACGATGTCGTCGTCAGCTTCTATGATGATATCATCGTGTTCGCAAAAGATTTTGAAAGTTTGCTTCAAGCGCTGAGGGTCACACTGGACAGGTTGAGACGTAGTGGATTGCACCTGAACCGAGCGAAATGCGTTTTCGCTACATCATCCCTTGATTGTTTGGGTCACAAGATAGATCGTCATGGATTGCACAAATCGGACAAGCACGTTGAAGCCATTCGTGATGCACCTCGCCCGGCGACACCGGAGGAACTGCAGCTTTTCCTAGGTAAGGCCACCTATTACAATGCTTTTATACCTAACCTCTCCGAAAGAGCAAGAATTCTACGCGATATGCTCCTAGCTGATTCATTCGATTGGTCACCCGAGGCCGATCAGGCCTATTTGGACCTGAAGGAAGTGTTGACA includes:
- the LOC115255698 gene encoding uncharacterized protein K02A2.6-like, which encodes MAHENAELLGQLSAMIADALRASIGSVIQQVNNGAQNATNSTAAPIPKIPAFSMSEYRPSDESSVADYFSRFKWALELSQIPQAQYANYARVHMGAELNSALKFLVSPEDPADIEFDELQTTLINHFDRKKNKYVESIKFRQIIQQKGESVAQFVLRLRQGAADCEYGDFLDRMLTEQLLHGLEAREMCDEIIAKEPATFKEAYEIAYTLEATRNTAREVNTGATSAVPEGANKLGCESLRTRKKSTFNQPKNSRSDQRTSNQFTNEAGPCKGCGGQHLRSQCRFRDVRCHNCNIKGHIAKVCRSRSAYQEASTDQVESQELPPTEIDIVQSLSQVHDIASTGKKMVDVQIDGRALRMELDTGAPCGIIAESKLRHIKPNYSLSKTDRQFSSYTGHPINCLGRIPVNVTVGTTNRRLNLYVVAGESDSLFGREWISQFVDQINLNRLFSEPVNSISNSGLTADQTTRLTALLDSFEDVFSDVPGKLVGPPAKVHLKPNVSPVFVKARDVPHALRERYAAEIDKKLASGFFKRVEYSEWSSPTHIVVKKNGDLRITGNYKPTINPRMVVDEHPIPKIETIFNKMNGATMFCHLDVTDAYTHLPIDEEFSHTLTLNTATHGLIRPIRAVYGAANIPAIWQRRMESVLQGLDDVVVSFYDDIIVFAKDFESLLQALRVTLDRLRRSGLHLNRAKCVFATSSLDCLGHKIDRHGLHKSDKHVEAIRDAPRPATPEELQLFLADSFDWSPEADQAYLDLKEVLTSPQVLMQYDPTLPLVLATDASKTGLGAVLSHRLNDGLERPIAYASTTMSATEQRYPQIDKEALAIVWAVKKFFHYLYARKFTLITDHKPLSQILHPEKSLPSLCISRMANYADYLAHFDFDIVYKPTKQHTNADYCSRIPSKPMPSEINSLNLQEGGSMVDEFDGFALHQIQQLPVRAEHIARETRRDKHLGEIVQALEMGRNLSKCGYKSPEDKYTLAANCLHFEHRVVIPPSLRQPILNDLHTAHLGVVKMKSLARSFVYWPGIDSDIEKTVRSCCDCAREAPAPPKFNRHHWEYPKGPWERVHIDYAGPVADMMLLIIVDAYSKWVEVKVTPTSTTTATIGILDELFSAYGAPTTLVSDNGPQFTAAEFKHFLQVSGVKYHKLSAPYHPATNGQAERYVQTVKQALKSMGTTRNTLKRDINEFLRQYRKAAHSETAESPAKLFLGRNIRTRLDLVRPLDISSRITEKQQANFDPLFRSFTPGQKIYFLSGNSRMDKWISGTISECLGDLHYKIDYRGKQIKRHVDQIRPVTMIKTTDHHPLHPLQNQSHCERKVSRCHGCVIMEIR